GCAGCTGGGTCACCTCCGCAGGCTTGTCGACCGCGATATACACTTGGTATTTTATCTCGATGTGTTCGCCCGGTTGCAGCTGCACATCATCAAAGGTAAAGACCGCGCGCGTGGTGGTCACGCCGGCGGCCTCCACCACGTTGCCGGTGGCAGGGTCCAGCTTGGAGGCGGGCACGTTGTATTCGTAGGAGATGCGCGGCGTAAGCGGCCTGCCCATGCTGCTGCGGAAGGTAAAGGTCTTGCCGCCGGCATAGAACTGGTCCAGCGACGTGTACCCCGGCAGGTCCATGGAGATCACAGGGTCCTTAAACGGGGTATCCGCACTCTCGTTGGTTGCAAGCAGGGTGTACTCCACTGGGTTGCCCGGGAAGAACATGGAACCTGTGGGCGTGTTGGTGAGCGACACGCGCGTTTTGGCCACCTCCAAGAGCGGGATGGTGGCAACTACCTGGTTGCTGCTGCGCACCGTCTCGCGCCTTGCCGGCGTGCCGAAAGGATCAAGCTCGCTGTAGTTGTAGCTGAGCTTTGCCACGTTGGTCACGCGGCGGATCTCGTGCTCGCTTGCGCCGCCCGCGCGCTGGGCGAAGGTGACGTCCAGATCGATGCCCTCGGCGCTGAACGCCTTGCCCACACCCTCGTACACCACGCGCACGCCCATGGCTTTGACGCCTTGGGGCAGCGCGCCGTCCAGGCTCACCTCTTCAAAGTGGCCGCTCTGCAGGTTCTGCAGGTCGTCCTTGGTGTAGGATGCAGAAAGTGGCGTCCAGTCGTCCGTGCCCAGCTGGCTGAACGTCTGGTATTCCACGCGCGCGCGCACCGCGCCGCCCGCGGCGTTGCCCGCCCTGTAAATGCGCACCGTGTTGAAGGCATAGTCCCCCGCCGCAATGGTCTTATTGACGGGCGTGACGCTGTCCACGCTTTCGTAATACTGCATGGCAACCGCGTTATCCGTTACCGTGAAGCTGTCCATGGGCACGTTGTTCTCGCCGTGCGCGTAGTCGCGCAGGGAGAACGTGGTGGTAAAGGGCTGCATCAGCAGGCTGTCCTGCGCGGCATCGTCCGCGATGCTCTTGTTGATGACGCCGGTGAACGCTGTGATATCCGCGATGGGCACGTTTTCGAACGTCACCTTGTTCTGGTCGTTCTGCGGCGCATGCAGGGGGTAGACGGTCACAAGCTTGCTGGTGGGCTGGAAGCGGCCGTCCAGCGTGTAGCCGTCGGGCGCCTGGATCTCCTTGACAAGATATCTGGTGCCGTCCTGCGCTGCCGGCAGCAGACCGCTCATGGCAATGCCGCCCGATGTTGTGAGGGGCCCTGCCACCTTCTCCACCGGATCGTTCTGCGCGTCCACGCGCCACACCTCAAACACCGCGCCCGAGAGGGGCTGGCCCAGGCTGTTGACCTTGCTGATGACCACGCGTCCTTTGTCCGAAGCGTTGGTGGCGGCGGCGTCATAGGTGACGTGCGTGCTCGCCCCGGGGGATACGACGATCGTCTTATCCGTATCCGAAATTTTGTAGCCGTCCGGCGCGCTGACCTCGTGCACCACGTAGGTGCCCGCATCTAGGTTCTTCCAGCTAATGACGCCGTCTGCGGTCGTCTTTTCGCCCTGCACCTTGTTTTCGGCAGCCACGCTGCCCTTATAGAGCTGGAACACCGCGCCTGTGAGTAGCGGGCTGCCGTTTTGCGCGTCGCCCCGCTTGGTCAGCTTGATGACGCCCTGCGCATCGTTGTACACTACAAAGCGCACCGTGGCGCCGCTTGTGATGGTAAATGTGTGCTCCGCCGGCGATGTGATGGTGTACCCCGCGGGCGCCTGGACCTCCTTGACCATATAGTTGCCCTGGGGGAGCATGCCGGAGGTATAGCTGCCATCCACCGTAAAGGTGGGGTTTGCCGGATCGTAGAGCGTATACTGGCCGGGCGTGGCATCGTCCTCTCTATAAAGTTCGAACACCGCGCCGCTGATGGGTGTCTGCGTGCCCGTGATGTGCTTCTCTAGCGTGAAGCGCCCGCGGTTGGGCACGTTGTAGATCGCGTTTGCGTCGCCCACGTACGTCTGGTCAACCTCGCCCGCATCCACCTGTACCTTGTAGGAATTGGGTTTGTTCGGGTCAAAGTCAAAGCCCTCGGGCGGCGTCTGCTCCACCAGCTCGTAGGCGCCGGGGTCCAGCCAGCCGGAAAGGCCCACCCCCTGCGCGTCCGTCGCGATGGTCATGGCAAGCTTCTCGCCGCGCGTGCCGGTGGCCACATCCCCGTTCCATTTGTAGATGTCGAACACCGCGTCCTCCACCGGCACGGTGACGTGGACGTTTGCCGCGTCCACCCAGTGCGCCAGCTTTTGCAGTTTGATCTTGCCCTGCGGGATGTTTGCGATCTCCACGCGCTTGGCGCCCGTATTATCTGTGGTGACGCGCACCGGCGTTGGGTTGGCCACATAGCCCTGCGCCGGCTGCCGCTCCACCAGGTAGTAATCGGTCAGGGGCTTGAGCTTGGCAAAGGAGACGAGGCCGTTTGCATTGGTCGTCTGATCCTGCGCAAAGAGCGGGTTCGTGCCCGCCAGGGCGTCCGCCTGCGTGGCGTAGAGCTGGAACTTGGCCCCCTGGATCGCGTGCTTTGCCAATGCGGCGTCCTCGTAGTATTTGTAGATTTCCACCGTCTGGGCCTTGTCGTTTTTGATCGTATACGCGGCAAGGCTGTTGGCCGCCACGCTGTAGGGGCCGTTGATGGCGCCGTCCGTGTACATGTATCCCTGGGGCGCGCGGGTCTCTTTGAGATAATAGTTCTTGCCCGGATCCAGCAGCGGCGAGGTCGCCTGCCCCTGCGCGTCCGTCTCCAGGGTACCATACTTAACGCCCGTGCACTGGGCGTTATCAAAGATATCAAACTTCGCGCCGGCAAGCTTGACTTCTGATGCGTGGGCGTCCTCCTTGATGATGCGCAGCTTTCCGTAAATGGTGGTGTTCTCCACGGCGCTATCGCCCGTCAGCGCCGTGGTGGCGCCTGCCGTGATGTGCACAGGTATGGGCGCAAGATTTGCCGCGTAGGCGCTGTTGCTTCCCACGCTGTGCTCCTTGAGCCAGTAGTCGCCCTCGTCCAAGTTACTGATGGTGGCCTTGAGGTTACCGCTCGTGGTCGCCTCGCGGTAGGCTTTGTCCGCGCCGCAGTCCACAGCCGCGTCGCCCGTCTCGCTTTTGTACAGCCGGAAGGTGACGCCGTTGAGGAAGCCCTCACGCGCGTCCATCCACACGCCGTATTTCTCGATCTCCAGCTTGCCCTGCTTGGCATTGGCCACGGCGATGGGGTCGATGGGGTGCGCATCGTCCACCACATCACTGCGCACACCCGAGGCATCGGTGATCTTGCCCCCCTCGATGGTGATATCAAACGCCGCGCCTGCGTTGGTATAGCCTGCCTCCACGCTCTGTTCGCTGATGCGGTACGTGCCCGCCGGCAGCAGCGCGGAGAGATAGTAGTCCTTGGTTTTATCCGTGGTAAAGGTAAAGGGCGCAAAGGCGCCGTCCCCCACCTTCTCCACGCGGAAGGTGGCGTTCAGCTGCGTGGCGTTGCTATCGCGGTCCACCTTTTTCAGCGCGAAGCGCCCGTAGGAGGCCACGTTGACAACCGGGGTATCCACAAGGTCCGTGTTGTCCTGCGTTGCCTCCAGCGTGACCACGCGCTCGGTTTTATCGATAGTAAAGCCGTCCGGCACAGCCGTCTCCACCACGATGTACACGCCCGGGGGCAGCAGGATGGACTTGTAATAGCCCTCCGCCTCGCCGCCCGTGCCGGTGACGCCGCTTGCGACCTGCGCGCCGCGCGTGTATACGCCGGGCACATCGGTGGGCACGGCCTTATAGACGGTGAACGTCACCCCGTTTACGTTGTAGGTTACACCGGAAAGCTCCGTTACCTTGCGCACCAGGATGTGACGGTAGGCACTGTTGACAATGGTCAGCGTGGCCTCAAAGCCATCGCCGGCGCCGTTGACCTTAACTGTGTGGATGCCCGCATCCCGCACGTAATTGGGCGTGGTGGTGATTTCCAGCGCGTAGTAGGTTCTGGTCGGCACCAGGTTTTGGAAGGTAAAGGCGCCGTCCGGCTCCGTGGAGCGCGCCAGACCCGCGATGTTGTGTGTCTGGGCCAGGTTGAGGCGAAAGTCGACGCTCTGCATCTGTTCGTCCGTGATGGTCACGCTGGAGAGGAACTGCTGCATGTTCTGTGCGTCGGCCACGCTTGCAAAGACGCCGACCCACACGCCCGCCATGCCGTTACCCGCCTCATCCTGCTTGTAGCCCGGGGGCTTGGCGGGTTTATAGTTGTCGACGTCCACCGGCGTAATGGCGCCGGCGGATACCTGGATGGGGCCGGTCCATTCCCGCACCATCAGGTAGCCGTCCTGCAGCAGCGGGGAATCCTGCAGCTCGCGCAGGTAATAGGTCTGATCGGGGTCCAGCTCAATGGTCAGCGCGGTGCCCGTCTCCCCCTCGATTGTGCCCGTCTGGATGTCGCCGGTGCCCTGCACCATGCTTAAATACTTGGTGACGCCGTCAATCACATAGGCCTGGCCCGCGGGGTCTTCCTGATAAAGTGCAAAGTTCGCGCCGTCCAGCGCCCGCTTTGTGCCCAAATCCCACTTGTAGATCTTGATGCGGCCGCGCGCCGGTGTGTTATCGAAGGCATGCTCCACTGTCGCGCCGTCCACGCCTACGCTGACCACGGCCGGCTCATTGGGCGAGGGCAGCTCGTAGTTTTCGGGCGCCCTGGTTTCCATCACCCAGTACGCGCCCGGCGCAAGCGGATCGGAGAGCGCCTGGCCGTCTGCGGTGCTGGTGGTCAGCGTCTGCACAAAGTTGGGGGATTGCTGCCCGCCCGCCGCGTCCTCGGCAAAGGTGCTGTCCGGGCCGGTTTTTTGGTAGATTTCAAACGTGGCGCCGCCCAGCACAAAGCGCACGTCCTCTTGCGCGCCGCCGGTGGGCGTCAGCGACCACTTGGCATGTTTTTGGATGAGAATCTTGCCCTTAGGCACATTTTCGATGGTCAGGGGCGCGCCCAGATGCGCGGTCTTCCCCTCCTCGATGAGGACGTCGTGATAGCCCTCGTCCATCACGTAATCGCCGGTGACGCGCGTCTCCTTCACGCCGTAGGTGCCCGGTTCCAGCCAGGTCGAGACGCCCACGCCGTCTGCGGCGCTGGTGGCGATCTGTCCGGAGGATTCCACGACATAGCTGCCGTCTGCGTTCTTTTTGTAGAGGTCAAACACCGCCGCAAGGCCCGCGCCGGTATAGCTGTTCACCTTTTTGACCGTCACCTTGCCCATGCTGGCGGTGTTGACGATGTTGTGTACGTTTGCGCGGTAACCCGCGGTGTTCTCGCCCGATGAGACGATGATCGCCTGCGCGGCGGGCGCGGGCAGTGCATAGCCATCGGGCGCGCGGAACTCCTCCAGCCAATAATCGCCCGGGGCCACATTGTCCTTGCTGGCCGTGCCGTCCGCAAGCGTGGTCAGCACGATGATCTGATCCTGCAGCACATTGCCCTTATCCGCGGCCGCGTCCAGCGTCCTGCGCGGGTACAGGTGGAACACCGCGCCGGCCAGGTTGGCGTTGGCGTTGTCCATCTGACCCGTTTTGGAGAGCTTGAGCGTGGCGTAATGTTTGTTGGTCACCGTCACGTTCTTGACCGCGTCCTCACTGGCCAAGGGCGCCTGTATCTCCGCCACGCGCCCGTCGAGGATGTAGCCCTCGGGCGCGCTGGTCTCCTTATAATAATAGGTTTTCCCCGGCTCCAGCCCATCAAAGACGAGCACGCCGCCGTTTGCCGTGGTCTTTGCAATGCCGTTTGTATCATTTTGCGCATCCTCGCGCGTGGGATACAGCTTAAACGTGGCATTGTCGATCAGAATCTCCGCGCCCGCAGCGCTGGTATCCTCGTCCTTTTTGGTGATGCGGATGCGCACGGCCGGATCGTTCTTGACAGTGACCGTGCTCTGCGTATCGGCGGCGATATCCAGGCCGTCGCCCGCGCCGGTGGCCAGGCCGCCCGCGTCCACGCCGCGGATGATGTCAATCCCCTGATAGTAGCCCGCAGGGATGGTGGTCTCCTTCACCCAGTACTTGCCCACCGGCAGCAGCCTGGAGACGCCCTTTCCGCCCGCGTCCACCGCCACGGTGTCCACCAGGTGCGCCGCGTCGCACGCGGGGTCGGAATACACGGAGAACACCGCACCCGCAACGCCCAGATTCGTGCGCGCGTCCACCTTGTGGAAGACAAACTGGCCGTAATACGTCGCGTTGTCCACGGGGATCGTCAGGTTCTGCCCCGCAGTCAGTGTAAAGGACGTGCGCCCCGCAATGGGCGTGTAGCCCGCCGGCACGGAGCTTGCAACCTCTTCGTACCAGTACGTGCCCGCCGGCAGCTCGGCAAAGGGGGTGTTGGGGTTGCCTGTCGCGTCCACCGAGGTGACCATGTCGCTGTCAAGCACCATGCTACCGCCGGTCTCCGCGTCAAAAATCCGAAAACGCACGCCCGAGAGGCCCACCTTATAGAGGCCGCCGCCCAGCACGCCGTATTTGTAGATGGCCACGCGCGCGTACGCCTCGTTGTAGGCGGTCACAGCCGCAGTGCTGTTTTTAACCACCGTCACGCCGTACCATGTATCGTCCAGCTTGTAGCCGGAGGGCGCCTGGGATTCCCGCAGAAAATACTTGCCCTGGGCAAGCGCGCCGGAGGTATAGGTGCCGTCGCTGCCCACGGTGACGACGCTGTACTTGCCCGCGTCCGCGATATCCGCATCCGGCGGCGCAGCAAGGGTATCGTCGCTGTACGGGCCGTAGAGCTGGAACTTGGCGCCGGCCAGCTTTTTGCTTGGTTCGTTTACATCCAGCTTGGTGAGTTGGAACTTGCCCTTCTCCGATTCGTTGAGGAACACCGCGGGCATCTGGGGCGTAGCGCCCGCGTCCGTGGCGGGGTAGTTGATCTGGTTGCCCACCACGGTGACGGTCTTTTTTGTATTTGAGATGCCGTACTCGCCGCTGTGGCTGCCCACGCTTGTCTCCGTGATCTCATATACGCCTGCCGGCACGGCGTCAAAGCGCACGTAGCCGTCTGCGTCCGAGGTAGCCTCTTTTGTCTCGCCCGTGGCGGTGTTGCGCAGCGCAAAGGTGACGCCTGCAAGCGGCGCGGTGTCCGCGCCGCCCGCGCCCCGGCCGATCTTCCAGAACGCCACGATGCCCATACCATCGGGCGTGGCCTCGTTGGTGAGCACCACCTGCTCCTGCGGCGTGCCGCCGCTGCCGTAGACCACCTTGCCATTTGTCTGCAGGGCTACCTTGGTCACCCCGCCAGAGGGCGCGGCAAAGCCTTTTGGCACAACCTCTTCTTTCAGGTAATAGGTGCCGTAGCGCAGGTTTTCAAACGTAACCGTGCCGTCGTCGGCCGTCTGTACGTTTGAGACCAGCGCAGGGTCGATGGTATCGCCGTTGATGTCGGTGGCCGGCACGGTGCAGCTCTCGTCCATGTAGAGGGAGAAGCGCGCGCGTGCGTAGCCCCTGTCAACCGCGCTTTTATCCAGGGTAAACGTCTGGTCGCCGAGCTTGAGCTGTTTTTTCACCGTGATGCGCTGCGCGGCGGTGGGCGGCTCCTTTTCGCCCAGCTCAATGGTCGCGTTTGCCGTGCGCGTGACGATACGCGCGTCCGTCTCCAGGCTGTATTCAAGTGTTGCGGTGTTGGTCAGTTTTTCCTTGACCAGCGGGATGTTGGAAGGCTTGTAGTAGGGCACGCGGGGGTAGCTCACCGTGACGTAGTAGTCGCTGTCCACTGAGGCGTTGAGGGGCACATTGTAGGTCTGCCCCGCCACCTGCTGGGTAAATTTGGCGTAGGTGGTGATGGCGATGCTTTTAAGCGATCCGTCCGCGTTGTCCGGTGGTGGTGTAGTCCGCGCCCGCCGCAAGCGGCCTGCCGTCCTTGTCGGTGATGCCCACCAGGGTCGCGCCCCCGTTTACCAGATAGTTGGCAGGCAGCGTATCGGTCAGCACAAAGTGATCCAGCTCCAAGCGGCCGAAGCGGTTCCAGTCGTTTGCAAGCTTGGCCGAGAGCTTATAGGTCACCTCGTAGGTGTCGTCAGCTGTGTTGGGGGTGGGGCCGGAGGTCACCTCCTTGGTGACGTTCCATGCATCCGAAGCGGTGCTGGCAATGTTCACCGCCGGAGACTCCACGCCGATATCCTCATTGGGCTGCCCCTCCACCGGATAGGTGCCGCCCATGGCGGCCTGAAAGGTCACGCCCTTGCCGTTGGGCGTGACCATATTAGCAAACCTGCACGCAATGCTGATGTTGCCCGCGGCGCCCGCGTTGAGGTTGGGGTTGAGGATAAACGCTACGTGCGGCTTGACGGGAGGCGTCGGGTTTGTCAGCGCCTCCACGCTCGTCACGATGTTGCTAGGCACAAAATCCAAATACTCCACCCCATCGGGGATGGGGATGGTGATCAGCGGGTTTTCGTACGTGCCGCTAGAGCTTGTGGGCGCGATGCTGTAGGACACCTGCACGTAGAATGTCTCGCCCGCCGGTACGCTGGAGATGGGCGTGCCCGCCTCGGCCGCGTTGAGGATCTTGATGCCCAGGCTGATGTTTGCCGCGGGCTCCGCCCAGGCGGCGTTCATCTGTATCATTGGCAGCGCAAGCGCAATGACCAGCAGCCATGCGATCAGTTTTGTTATCCAGTTTCCACGCCGGCAAATCTTCAGCATCTTGTTATTCCCTCCCACACGCCGCAAGCGCGCGTCATACGCTGTTTACATGGTTGTTTACTAAGGGCATACACGTCCGTGGTCATACCCCTACGAGAATATTATAAGTCGACAGCGTCACAGCAGTATCATATATCCCACCTTATTGCATGAAACGGATGAAAATGTGACTTTATCCCTCGATCTGCTTGACGTCCCACAAAATGCGTATGTCCGCGCACTTATTCTTGTGGTTGTACCGCTCCACGATGCGGTTGATGGCAATCATGCAATTATCCTGGTTCTGCGCCGACAGGATGACGGAGAACTGCGTGGCGCTAAAGCGGGTAAAGACATCATTGCGGCGCAGCTGCTCAAAGATGATCTGCTTGAGCATCTCCATCTGCTGCGCCATCTCCTCGCCCTGGTGGCTGCCGGCGCGGCGGTCCTCCAGCGACAGCAGAATCAGAAAGCGCGCGTTGCGCGCGCGGCGGATGGAGCGCGCGTTGAAGCGGTAGATGTTTTTAAACACCTCATAGTTGCAATAGAACGAGCCGCTGGGCTGGGTATCCTCGCGCAGGCGATCCTCCAGGTTGCGTATGCTGACCTTGTAATCGGGAATAACCTCAACGATCCGCGTGTAAACGTCGTGCAGCGCGCCGGTGACGTCCACGCCCAGCTTGCAGTAAAACAGGTCCACCACGTAGTAGTAATAGTCCATTGCGCGCTGGGACTGACCCGTGGCCAGCAGCGCCTCCAGGTAATACTCGTGGATTTTTTCGTACATCCGGTCCACCTTGCCGATGCCGTCCACCAAATCGAGTATCTCCTCGTAGCGCGCATGCGCCTTGAGGTAATCGCAGATGCACAGGATGCACTCCATGTACTTGCGCTGGTAGTACATGCTGGCGAAGGCTACCCACTCGCTCTCCTGCATATCGGCCAGAAAATCGCCCGCGTAGAGGCGCGCCGCCTCCTTAAGATAGGCGTACTTCGCATCGTCGTCCGTGGCCGCCGTGGCCTTGCGGTAATTCTCGTCAAACGCGTCGATGTCCAGCGTGCAAGGGATATCGGGGTTCCAGGCGTAGGTGTTGTTCTTCAGCAGAATGCAGTCCACCTTCTCCCCGGGGAAAAAGGGCGCAAAGGCCTGCCGCGCGCGGTATACCAGATTGCGCAGCGCCCCGCCGGAGTTGCCCTCCTGCGGCCACAGGACCTCATAGAGCTTTTCCCGGGAAACCTCCACATTGCGGTTGGCAAGCAGATAGGCCACCAGCGTGGTAAGCTGCCGGTTTTTCTTGGTACCCGATGGGTATTGAAAGTGCGCGTTTTTTACGGAAAACTCGTCAAACATTTTGATTTGTAGCGGAGATACATTCTGCAGCATAGCCATTACCCTTTCCGTACGCATCGATATAAAGCTACTCTACTATTATAATACGACAATTACCATGTACATATATGTTATATCGCAAAAAACACGCATGTCTTTTGTCCCGTAGCCGTCACATTTTTTGCCTTCATGCCATTATACTCCGTTTTGTGACGCATCACAACGACCAATCGGCATGCGGCCATCCTATTTTATGCCATGCTAAACACAAAGCGTCCCATCCGCTTTGCGGATGGGACGCTCTTGCACATGGGCGCTGCACCTTACTGGGCCTCCGCCTGGCGGCAAGCCTCCTCGGGCGATTGAACGTCAAACATCACAGCTACCAGGCCGTCGCCATAGCGCTGCAGCATGGCCAGCGCAATGAGAATGCCCCGCTCGATGGTCTCCCGCTCGGGGATGAGGGAGCCGCAGTGGGTGTAGGTGCGGTAGCGGATCTCGCCATCGTTGAAGTCCATCTCAAAGCAGCCCTGCACCAGGCCGTAGTTGGCGCGGCACAGATACTCCGCCACGCGGCCGCGGTCCGCTTCCCCCGCCGCGACCTCGGTGCGCGCGATCATCAAAAAGGCGTCCGATCGAATCTGAATCGTGCACAGCGCGCGTGGCACCTTGCCGTTGAGCTTCATATTGAAGCGGAACCAGTTTCGGTCCGTGTTCCACTCGTAATTGTAATCCTCTGCGTCCAAGTAGTTTTTGACGGCGGCGTAAATCGCTCTGGAATATTCCTCTGCCATATGTCTGTTCGTCTCCTTTCCATATACATGCTCCTACGATATACATGCTCCTACGATGTTTTTATGTATCGTCAGCCGGCGATTATACCGCCGGCATTTGCCTGCGGTTATCTTTCTGCGCCCGGGTATACACGGTAGTATCAATGCGCACCATACCCGCCTGGAAGTAGATGGCAACATCCACCGTGCGGGCCGCGTCATAGCGCAGCACATACCCGTCACGCGCCCTGTCGTGCAGTACAAAACCCACGTCCTGCAGTGCGGCGCGGTACGCCTCCGCGTCCTCTTCGGGCGTATTGGTGCCGTATTCTCGCGTGGTCGTGACCACGCCGTTGGTCGTGTTTACGCTGACATTGCGCACCGTGCGCTTGCCCACCACGTCCGTAAAGCGGGGCACGTTTGCATTATTGAGGAATTTCTCCACGTCCGACGCCGCGTTTTGCACGGAAGAAAATAGGCTGGTAAAGCACAGGATCACACCCACGATCAGCACCAACACGCCCGCGCTGACGCCGCCGATGATCCAGCCCAGGCGCCCCTTGGAACGGTTGCGCGGCGGGGACGCCTGGCGCGCGGGCGCGGCATCCTCCAGCGCGTCAAAGCGCGCGATCCACGCCTGGTCCTGGTGCAGATGCTCCTGCCTCGGGCGCGCCGCGCCCTGGGCAAAACGCGCATCCCGCTGCAGAAACTGTGCGCACAGCAGGCAAAGCAGCGGCAGCAGCGGTGCCTCCTGCGCATAGATCACGGCCTCCACCGGCGCCTTGACGTCCACAAGCGCCACCTGCCGCCCCTGCGCAAGCACGCGCACATGCATGCAGCGCTGGCCCAGGTCCGCCACCTCCAGCGTGAGGTCCTGGTCAAAATAGCGCGCCGTCAGCAGCCCCTGCCCCTGGAGCCCGCCCACCTGCCGGCCCTGGCAATAGAGCGCGCCGTCAGAGGCACGCATGCACAGCACCTGCCCGCCGTCCGGGGCAAAAAGGGCCGTCGCATCCGCGTCGGCCGTCGCCTTATACTGCAGCACACCGGCCTCCCAGGCCACATAGTATCCTGCCGCCGCGGGCGCGCCCGGGGCTTGCTGAAACAAAACCGTAAGCTTGCGCATAGAGACGCCTCCTTTATTGACTATTGTCACACAAAAATGGACGGGGAGCAACGTCTCCCCGTCCGTTTTTTCTACTTTATGTACGTAATGCGCAGCGGAGGCAGTGCAAAAGCCACATTCTGCCTCCCGCACACGCGGGCTTCCGTGCACGCGCCGCATGCCAGGCGCGGTATCTGCCAAACGGCGCACCAAACGCTCCGGGCTGATCTTGATCCACGCGCCTGCGGCAACGCTTATTTCCGATAGGCCTGCATATCCTTCTGGCGGATCTCCACGCGGCGGATCTTGCCGCTGATCGTTTTGGGCAGCTCCTCCACGTACTCGATGACGCGGGGATATTTGTAGGGCGCGGTCACGCGCTTGACGTGGCTCTGCAGCTCCTTGGTCAGCGCCGGCGTGCCCTCGTAGCCGCGCGCCAGCACAATGGTGGCCTTGACTACAAAGCCGCGGTCCGGATCGGGCACGCCGGTGACCGCGCACTCCAGCACGCTG
Above is a window of Maliibacterium massiliense DNA encoding:
- a CDS encoding SpaA isopeptide-forming pilin-related protein; this translates as MRRARTTPPPDNADGSLKSIAITTYAKFTQQVAGQTYNVPLNASVDSDYYVTVSYPRVPYYKPSNIPLVKEKLTNTATLEYSLETDARIVTRTANATIELGEKEPPTAAQRITVKKQLKLGDQTFTLDKSAVDRGYARARFSLYMDESCTVPATDINGDTIDPALVSNVQTADDGTVTFENLRYGTYYLKEEVVPKGFAAPSGGVTKVALQTNGKVVYGSGGTPQEQVVLTNEATPDGMGIVAFWKIGRGAGGADTAPLAGVTFALRNTATGETKEATSDADGYVRFDAVPAGVYEITETSVGSHSGEYGISNTKKTVTVVGNQINYPATDAGATPQMPAVFLNESEKGKFQLTKLDVNEPSKKLAGAKFQLYGPYSDDTLAAPPDADIADAGKYSVVTVGSDGTYTSGALAQGKYFLRESQAPSGYKLDDTWYGVTVVKNSTAAVTAYNEAYARVAIYKYGVLGGGLYKVGLSGVRFRIFDAETGGSMVLDSDMVTSVDATGNPNTPFAELPAGTYWYEEVASSVPAGYTPIAGRTSFTLTAGQNLTIPVDNATYYGQFVFHKVDARTNLGVAGAVFSVYSDPACDAAHLVDTVAVDAGGKGVSRLLPVGKYWVKETTIPAGYYQGIDIIRGVDAGGLATGAGDGLDIAADTQSTVTVKNDPAVRIRITKKDEDTSAAGAEILIDNATFKLYPTREDAQNDTNGIAKTTANGGVLVFDGLEPGKTYYYKETSAPEGYILDGRVAEIQAPLASEDAVKNVTVTNKHYATLKLSKTGQMDNANANLAGAVFHLYPRRTLDAAADKGNVLQDQIIVLTTLADGTASKDNVAPGDYWLEEFRAPDGYALPAPAAQAIIVSSGENTAGYRANVHNIVNTASMGKVTVKKVNSYTGAGLAAVFDLYKKNADGSYVVESSGQIATSAADGVGVSTWLEPGTYGVKETRVTGDYVMDEGYHDVLIEEGKTAHLGAPLTIENVPKGKILIQKHAKWSLTPTGGAQEDVRFVLGGATFEIYQKTGPDSTFAEDAAGGQQSPNFVQTLTTSTADGQALSDPLAPGAYWVMETRAPENYELPSPNEPAVVSVGVDGATVEHAFDNTPARGRIKIYKWDLGTKRALDGANFALYQEDPAGQAYVIDGVTKYLSMVQGTGDIQTGTIEGETGTALTIELDPDQTYYLRELQDSPLLQDGYLMVREWTGPIQVSAGAITPVDVDNYKPAKPPGYKQDEAGNGMAGVWVGVFASVADAQNMQQFLSSVTITDEQMQSVDFRLNLAQTHNIAGLARSTEPDGAFTFQNLVPTRTYYALEITTTPNYVRDAGIHTVKVNGAGDGFEATLTIVNSAYRHILVRKVTELSGVTYNVNGVTFTVYKAVPTDVPGVYTRGAQVASGVTGTGGEAEGYYKSILLPPGVYIVVETAVPDGFTIDKTERVVTLEATQDNTDLVDTPVVNVASYGRFALKKVDRDSNATQLNATFRVEKVGDGAFAPFTFTTDKTKDYYLSALLPAGTYRISEQSVEAGYTNAGAAFDITIEGGKITDASGVRSDVVDDAHPIDPIAVANAKQGKLEIEKYGVWMDAREGFLNGVTFRLYKSETGDAAVDCGADKAYREATTSGNLKATISNLDEGDYWLKEHSVGSNSAYAANLAPIPVHITAGATTALTGDSAVENTTIYGKLRIIKEDAHASEVKLAGAKFDIFDNAQCTGVKYGTLETDAQGQATSPLLDPGKNYYLKETRAPQGYMYTDGAINGPYSVAANSLAAYTIKNDKAQTVEIYKYYEDAALAKHAIQGAKFQLYATQADALAGTNPLFAQDQTTNANGLVSFAKLKPLTDYYLVERQPAQGYVANPTPVRVTTDNTGAKRVEIANIPQGKIKLQKLAHWVDAANVHVTVPVEDAVFDIYKWNGDVATGTRGEKLAMTIATDAQGVGLSGWLDPGAYELVEQTPPEGFDFDPNKPNSYKVQVDAGEVDQTYVGDANAIYNVPNRGRFTLEKHITGTQTPISGAVFELYREDDATPGQYTLYDPANPTFTVDGSYTSGMLPQGNYMVKEVQAPAGYTITSPAEHTFTITSGATVRFVVYNDAQGVIKLTKRGDAQNGSPLLTGAVFQLYKGSVAAENKVQGEKTTADGVISWKNLDAGTYVVHEVSAPDGYKISDTDKTIVVSPGASTHVTYDAAATNASDKGRVVISKVNSLGQPLSGAVFEVWRVDAQNDPVEKVAGPLTTSGGIAMSGLLPAAQDGTRYLVKEIQAPDGYTLDGRFQPTSKLVTVYPLHAPQNDQNKVTFENVPIADITAFTGVINKSIADDAAQDSLLMQPFTTTFSLRDYAHGENNVPMDSFTVTDNAVAMQYYESVDSVTPVNKTIAAGDYAFNTVRIYRAGNAAGGAVRARVEYQTFSQLGTDDWTPLSASYTKDDLQNLQSGHFEEVSLDGALPQGVKAMGVRVVYEGVGKAFSAEGIDLDVTFAQRAGGASEHEIRRVTNVAKLSYNYSELDPFGTPARRETVRSSNQVVATIPLLEVAKTRVSLTNTPTGSMFFPGNPVEYTLLATNESADTPFKDPVISMDLPGYTSLDQFYAGGKTFTFRSSMGRPLTPRISYEYNVPASKLDPATGNVVEAAGVTTTRAVFTFDDVQLQPGEHIEIKYQVYIAVDKPAEVTQLLSPAYLSSAYRLPLSAENPTGVSFENHLGALVENPDLDDKVNDETGLAGKNQYVNANANITVHENNVLNIYKFVKGPLNADYLPLGQVASTYPGGDVDYKIRLYNGSTSPIKTARIIDILPFTGDSYALRNVQDAVARATDIPGDMLLKGVNAPGATIYYSTADWSAAARNAKTPAEELPMAFGAASDWSGWSTTPPADMGAVTAIGVEITFTDDALMKERDAYEIEVHMQAPGFTGEQIDDYIGKLIANSAMGAVVRSGNTGTDIQMEDRVENVQVLCNLDLPLGSIGDYVFLDNNRNGIQDDGDTFVAGAPVLLHQKKTTVGGTTETTQTTMTDANGKYLFADLPCNYLKTGAPQGSTDPRDYVGETYYSYRVEFTSPDAGYAVTARYAGDDRAIDSNIDENYFSEEITLRVTLDALGVLHGEDNDTIDAGFITASALGNRVWMDENRNGIQDPGEPGVNGVTVNLYRADVQGNIGPVIYRSTTTQTVDGEAGVYWFEGLLPGKYAVEFDITHLKNTQGIYEFAFTDAGQGSSGVDDSDADIVTDQSDRIRRSAVIDLPVNTRDGTWDAGLITYSALGGYAFDDRDYDDVQSIGIPLPGTVVTLYRVVDGLREETPLRPAVTVGADGRYFFDRLEEGQYQLHFDFPDGYRAVKAHMDLDDTQDSDVEMELAQDLNQGYTPVINLGYNTVDTTWDAGACLLGSIGDYVWYDRNKDGIQGTDETPIADVPVVLQQRRGEDDLWRFYEETATDARGYYRFDNLKCGPDSGYAYRVIFGFEADAALTVTGAGSNGALDSDAIPIYLPGWGFATAPIALGYGQSDMTWDAGIVTARGSVGDFVWFDANQNGLQEDTEIGIAGIEVVLEHSASDDIIGEGNWLVVGATVTNQAGYYRFDDLDAGYYRVRFNIPAMYQVTTPNAGDFADAYVLDSDASRAAGGNAYYARPFYLEQGGFDMTWDAGVYLNDGASVRTGDAGAPGGYLALLLLALTGMGVSIFQGKKERYN